The DNA sequence TAGTGACACTTGGATGCTATAATTGCTAATGCAAGGATGGGTAATCTATGGGCTTCTAGACGTTTTGGGACTCCAGCTCCCCTAAGCATCATCTGTTGTGTCCATTAGTCATAATGGGAATCATGTTCCATAAATATTTGGAGAGCTTCAGATTCCTTACACCTGATTTAGTGTAAGTACAGATGTTCTTATCACTGTATACTGGAGAAGAtcttaatggcctgttacagacaggccaaaataaagctgcttcgagtcactttggaagtactgtatggtatttcaatgatgcatgagttctaagagtctggaagctacaccaaagctgcactccaatccttaggactggagcgtggctttggtgcagcttttggactcttaggacgcatgcatcattgaaatatcatacctccaaagtgactcaaagcagctttattttggcctgtctgtaacaggccaatgaaaaTAAGAAAACGGTGAAAACAAGTTCTTATGATGTAATTACCATTTTTAACTTGTTTGCAAGAGAAAGTACTCATGCATAGATTTATACCTGCTCTGTTTGTGGTGATGATAGTGtgtatttttctgatttttttttaaaaagggagttgCCTCCTGAGTTACAGAAGATATGTGAGAAAGAGGAAGTAGATGTGAAGGTGGATGATAAAAAGGATGAGTTGTATACCGTGAAGAAGCCAGTATTTCATCCTTTCTCTGGACAAGGATACAGACTAGGAAGGTGAGGAAACTAGCATTTCTGATATTGAAAGCTGATTAAGCAAAAGAGTTAAGGTTGACTGTAATTTCTCCAAGTCCTGCCTTCTGGGCAGAGGAGGGTACTTGAAGCCAAGAATTCTGAGACTTGTTTGTAAATTGCTTGACCAATGACACAAGGATTATCCAAGCCAACCTTCTGAAAATACATAGGCTCTGAAGTCAcatcccacccccagaagtcaGGCATTGGAGAAATAGGCTGCTGGAAGCCAGCAGCCTTTCCTTCCTGATGAGAATAGTTGTCTGTCTTCATTTTGCCAGTGCTGCAAAGCCTTGAtctttttcctcctgctgctgtcaCCTAGGCCAGTGAAGTGTGTGACGGGGTCTTGATCTTGGATAGTAACCTGTAAAGGAGATCACTCTGTACACAACAGTATACAGCAGCCAATGCCCTATCATCACCAGTAACTCAAAGAGCTGTTCATGAATAGTAAAAGCAGGTAACAGCTGCACTGATGCCAGTAGAACCCATAGCAGCTGCATTAAACTTTCATCAATCACTGCTATCTCCAGAAAACATgtccaggagtagctgtgttggccatacagcaaatgtgatgtcctgccaggactatttgaatctccccctgcattttctttcatgttggttcagaccatagaatattttagtgtaggaaaattCATTGTagtagttgtgggaggagctgtaggatcccctgcatttttccaggtttggtttgccccttcccagcaCGCTCTGTTTAGCTAGAGGctttttagtttggagcagtatTTGCTGTGaccaggcagagagctgtcttttggtggcaaagaagcccagacagccggaaagggcatttcttacacattagccattttagttaccagtaATTAGTTAGCCGATTGAGTTACCAAGAACAAGTTAGCCAAATTAGTTATCTACATCAagtcaaagaattcaggagctgaaagaccctgcaccagctccattgagtgagaagatcaaacccagagagatgacatcctgaagattgctgaaactcaaactgtaaagtatcttttatctagagctggggaagagaaaactctttatttttgttctttaaattaaacttccccctttttgagtagaagagtttgatctcaccagggtaccggcgttgcacacccaaacctgccaccacctttagttgggtgtgtcttcacaggaaagtacaataacatccaaaatccacaaaatagtaatAGCTTCATTGGACCATCCAAAGCTGCAcataatacataatgcaagctttcaaagtttcactggcatcttcaccaggcaaagaacattatacagtcatccctccatatttgcggctttgatatttgcggatttgattattcatggatttcattaatatgttctctctaggactgtctaggtcctccagtgcaactctgtggtcaactttaactaaaagttgcaccaaaagaccatttgtagctactccagtgccattctatggtcagtgtatgttggacattgaccacagagatgcactggaggacctagagattcctagagaggtgtcctctcaagtaaaaacagtgtttttgttatttgcagtttttccatattcacaagggtcttgttcccctaaccctagcgaatatggagggacaactgtatttactAATAAGATTATCAAAACAATATGCAATGCCTTCTGTATTTCAAGGCGTAGAGAGGTGTCTACAGGAAAAGACTACCATAACAGAATGACACAGTGTAATCAGAAATATGCAGGATATTCTGGATTTCAAGATTTaactaccctaaaggcaccagatcccatctgatcttagaagctaagaagAGTCAGCCCtggtacttgggtgggagaccatcAACTAATAGCAGGTACTGTGGGCTATGTTGCTGagggaagaaactggtaaaatcacctctgagtattccttgcctaggaaatccttatgaaattcatggagtcactataagttgacaggcgatttGAAGCCACAAGCACACACTATGGGAAATGACTATCTTAATGGAATGATACAGTGTAATGAGCAATATTTTCATTGTGCTATTTCCTATGCATAACTGAGAcacatgtaataaaataaattttatatataaaatttaaatggCTCAGTTATGCATAGGAAATAGCACAATGAAAATACTGCTGATTACACTATCATTCTGTTAAAGTAGGCTTTTCCCACAAGCACCTCTCTAAACCTTGAAATCCAGGAAATTAATATCCAGTCTTTCTACTAAAAGGTGTTGAAATACCATTTCATACCATAaacttgcaaaataataaaacattattcaTTCAGAGAAAGAATTTGAGTAGTCAAGCATCTTATCGGTTTGGAGAACAAACAGGGCTATTCAGAGTAACAAGGGTTTCTACACACTAGTCCTTGAGGGTTTTTTTCTCAAGCTTGGAATgcaatttttaacattttgttatCTGCCTGCTAATAAAGTCTTaatctttaaaaacatgattTAGTTAAATATTCTGTGATTATGTCTTGCAAAAGCTAATGTTTTATCTGTTTCTTGTAGTCACCAAAAAATAACGATAAATAAGTTTGTTGCATGATCTAATGTTATTTAACATCCCATGATCTAATGTGGAGATGGATTAAATCTTCTCtgaatttattctttattttccaGTGCCACACCACGAGTAATTTATAAAGTAAAAAGAGATGTTgaagaaactgaaaagaaaaaaccaACAGTGGTGTTAAATTACTCAGAACCCATCACTAGTATCCAGATCTGGTTAGCAGATGGAACCAGGATAGTACAGAAGTTTAATATTTCTCATAGGTAAGAAAAGAtgatattggtccaaaacacattggaaAAATAATCCCGCTCGAGACCGCttcacctgccctggctcaatgctagggaattgtggaaactgtagtttcgtgagacattttagccttctctgtcagagagctctgttgcttcaataaactacagttcccaggatttactagcactgagcagttaaagaagtttcaaactggattatttctaaagtgtgttttggaccattgactCACATATTTGCATGTGCAATTTAATCCTATATATGTCTACTCCTTTGTAAGCCCCATGAAGCTTATATCTACAAGTGAATATATATAAGATTGCAGCCTGATAGCCCCATCACAAGTGTATTTATGGCACCCTGGACAAACCAATTCACTCTTCATTTGTGCAGTTAACTACAGTTTCCTATTTTGTCCAAACTGGAAATATGTGGTTAACAGCCTTAAAGCAACTCACAATTTTAAACGAAATTGGTGAGATACAATCATGTAAACCCATACTTTGTATTAACTAAACCACTTTCTTAAGTCCTCAACTTGATAGTTACCAAAGTCTGGCTGAGTCATCCATTCTACATTTGTCTCAAATTAGTTCAGATGAAATTGTGTTTGTgcgtatgtgtatatattttctaTGTTTGAATCTGACAGAGTTTTATTCAAGACTACAAGTCTGCTGCTCTGTATACCATTGGTCTGGTTGCTTTAAAAGTCATAATAATGGAGATGTTGTTGCTGCATTCTTCAAATATCATAACTCTTTCTGCTGTTGCAAGAttaaattgtgtgtatgtgtggggtggTGCATTTACATGTGCACCTGGAGCCAAAAAACTTGTATATATGGGGGTCAGGGGACAGTGTCGGATGGACTAACTGCAGTCCCTCCTGCATTGCTATTGCAGAGGAGAGACTTCCTACAAAGTGGGCACCACTGAAAGAAATTTCTTCTTTTAAGTTTTTGATTTGAAatactgaacatttttttaaaaccacctttatttgattttcttttcagaatAAGCCATGTAAGAGACTTCATAACGACTTACCAAGGTCATCAAGGAAGGAGTCCCTTCATCTTGACCACATCGCTTCCATTTCGGGAGCTGCTGAATGAATCCCTCACCCTAGAGGAAGCTGACTTaaaaaatgctgttgttgttcagAGACTTAAAACAATGGCAGAGCCTTTCAGGGGTCTGTCTTAACAGCCTCCGTCAAGATGGCCTAAAATAAATCATTACAAAGCTGCTACAAGGAAATCTTGGAGAAGAGGCAGACCATACCCCAGTGGCTTTCTCTTAGCTGAGTGACTCCATACCAAAAAGAAACGAATAGCAATATCTGTTGTCTGTAGTATGCAGTCTACAGCATTGCTCTGAAAGAGCATATGGCATGTGCTGTACTAAATCTACTCCATTGTGTTCTCTTAGCTCTTTTTATCAAATTAATGGCCTGGATGTAGAATGTAGTAAGCAGTATTTCACCAGGCCAGATATTTTAAGCTGCCAACTAGATAGCTGTGCTAGTCTAGTAAAGAGACTTGTAGTGAGAGTCTTCAGCTTTTACTTGCACCTTGAATTATTGCTGGACAAATGTTGCACTTTACTTTGAAAAGTACTATTACCTGTACTTGATTTAattattgcttctttttttaCTATTGCCCATTGTGCTTTAGAGTCCTTGCAATGCTTCATTACAAAATTGTCATAGGTTGATACAGTTCAATCTAAAATTCAGTTTCTTAGAAAAATCTATACCTGAGataagtttttaaattttgtagtgGCTTCTGccttccttggaagcctttcTGCCAATGCATGTATtagactgcaatcctatacatacttACGTGGAaggaagtcccactgaattcagtggggtcAACTTCTGATTTGAGATGGCTTGTACTGTTTGTCTCTTTTTTGTGTCATAAGAAAGAGATCCATACATTATCCAAACCTCAGTAGATTTCAGTATGTGTGAGTATGCTTAGGACTGTAGTGTTAGCTTATGGCACTGGAGAAAACAGTGATTCTACACAATGTCAGAAAGGCTGAGTCAGTTCAAAAGCTGGATTGCAGCTTGCCATGTGTAGGAAATCTTTGACAAGGGACAATTTCAAACAGTGAATCACATGGATTACGACATGTTGCAGTCTTAGTGGGAAGACTGTGCCATGTTAGAAGTGCATGTTTGAATTGGTTTACTGAATAATAGGAACATGGTTTTGAAGAGCAAACCAACTAACTTCATAAAGCTTGCCTAAAATAATTAGATTTATTGGATACTTGCATGTCTGACCATGTTATGAGGGTGGGAGGTTGAATAAGAGTGTTGCTTACTGCGTTCCCTACTCTGGGTTATGATTATTccctttatttattgcatttttaaaagatgtatttaatttcatttcaagATGCTAtacaaacattaagaaaacagtaATCTTTCCTCACAGGCTTGTAATTTAATATATATgacaaagaggaaaggagagggggggggggaagaaagaaaaaacaagtaaATGCAGGCACATCACTTTCATAGTTACATAAATGCTTAGTGACTGAGATActgtattgtttattttattgtatttggttTTGGTACTGTAGAATTATAGCAACTACtttgtcatggctacatcctgtggaatcatgggggttgtagttttgtgtgaaATGTTGAATTTTTGCCAGAATGtgcagtgcctcacaaaacaacaaatcccaagattctttagtgtacagtcatggcagttaaagtggtatcaaagtatgTACAATGATAGTGTAGTGTAAAAGAGACCTTGGGCAGAATGGCTACTGAAGCGGGGGAAATCAAATGGCAGTTGGTTCCATCTTAACCAGTGGAGTTGGCCTTGTCATCCTCTTTCTGTGGATGCAGTCAGACCTATACATCCCAGAATTGTTTGTCTGAATTAAAAAAAGGGATACTTAAATGTATTTTCAAGTTAGCGCCTGGTGgtgctgggtttttttgttggtttgtttacaTTTTTTGTCAGAGGGGTAATGTTGGTAATTCTCTGTATTTTTTCCATAGTACTATGGTGGCACTGTGTTGACAATTGGAAAAGTTCTTCCTCTTACACTGCATGTGCagagaagaaataatccagtttgacaccagtttaactgtcatggctcaaagctgtggaattctgggaactgtaatttgttgtggaaccagagctgacaggttaaatatctcacaaaactacaattcccagaattccatagcattgagccctgacaattaaactggtgtcaacctggattatttctgcagtgcagatgcagccttagtaatCAAACAGTAACCTGTAGATACTAACAATGGGAGCAGCTTTCCAGGGCTCCAACATGGATTGTACTTAGATAGAATATAGTAAAATATTGACAGATGCAATATCAACCCAttttttcttttagatttttCCTCCAGTGTGATCTTCTTTCTCACTCTCCACCATGTTTGCTACAGGAAAACCACTAAAAGAATACCATTGTGTTTATTACCTTATTCTAGTTAGTTGAACAGTAGTCAGAAGCAAGTTGGAATCTCTCTCCCAGGATCAAAGCTTTGAAAAATGGTCACACCGACTGGTAGATTATGGGAGTCCTAGTTGAAAAAGTGACTTTTTCAACTCTTCTCAGGATTCAGTATTTTCCAGTACAGTATACCATTAGTCAAGACTGTCCCACTTAACATAGGATCTTATCACATGAAGGCACTTACGTGGCTAAaacattgctgaactgttgcagaagcacaAAGGTAGGATCGTCCGTCATGCTTCTAAAACATAATAGAGGCTTCCCGTTTTCCTTCTGTTTACGAAGTGTGCGcagagaagccaggagaagccattttttgaataacgggatCTTCTGCtattaaaaaaatggcttctctgcaaACACTTCATAGACGGAAGGAAAGCaagaagcctcaattacattttagaagcacaACGGACAGTTCCATATTTGCGCTTCTGCAACAAATTCAGCAACGTTTTACCCACGtaagtgcctctgtgtgataatcctcATAGCCCTGGAGCATGGAAAGCTTGGCTGTATAAGTGAATTACCATTGCTAGTGGGATAGTCTACTTTCTAAATTGTTTGCAAGAaggattgcttttttttttttgattgatACATATAGAAGATACTGGAATGGCATATTTACCAAGGAGTCAAAGCCTTGTGTTCCTTTATTCACCATACTTTTTGTGTTTCAAATCCTGTTAACATTTTGCTTGTGTTCTAGTACAGTCTGTACTGTTATGTTAGTAATCTGATGGCAGTGGGAGCTGTCTTATAGTTGAGGGGCTTATCTGAATCCTGGGTGTAGTTAAAGACCCCTTTCCCTTATCTGCAGATAATCTCTAGTGAATAAGAGAAGGGCCTGTTAACAGTAGTCAAAGCTGCCTTGCAGCGCTTTCAGTGAAAATGAAAGTATGCAGAGAGGCCCAAATTCACTTATTAATTGCTAAAATGAATCTGAAGACTACAGTCTTTGCAGTTTAGCTATACCATAAACAGCTACGATAAGACTCccacattttttaaagttaatataGTCAATGGCTACTGAATATCTCTGGCTAAAAATGAAGTGGTAATATATGCCAGTTCCTGGGACTGTGGAACTTTATCTACTGCTCCATGCAGAAGTTTCTGGTGTGATGCTAAATCTAACTGTAGGGAAGCAGATTTACTGCAGTTAACACATCTGAATAGCAGTGGAATCCCTAGTGTGATGCCTATGGATATGGCCTTTGAAAGAATCCAGCTTTTCACATTTGTATGTAAGCATGAATATGATCAGGTTTTACTTATGTTCGGGATAGGCAAAATGTGGTCTTAACCCTGGTTTTGTAGCCCTTTATTTCACCAAGTTCTTCAGACCACCCTTTTCTTACATCCCCCACCCCCTGAAAAGGGTAAATTGCCTTTCCTGGAAGTTTCCAAGAGTAGCAATACACCTTTTGTTTAGGTTATAGGACATCCCTGTTCTgtctagcattttaaaaatacaggttgagtatcctttatctgaaatgcttatgaccagaagtgtttgggatttgagaatattttggattttggaattcctgtatTTCCATATACCTACACAgtgagatagcttggagatgggatccaagtctaaacacaaaattcatttatgtttcatatacattgtATGCACTACACAtagcttgaaagtaattttatacacagtacttcaaataattttgtgtgtgtacattccAACCGTTGAAAGAAAAAGTGTCATTATGTaagccactcatgaaaaagttttgattgttggagtatttcaaatttcagaattctggataattCTGGATAAAGAAGACTCAGTCTATACTAGTTTTTCCAAAACTAGAAGACATGATTACTTGTGtatgtcctcctcctccaatctCATTTTTGACAATCTGGGAATCCTAGAAGGTTCTGGGACAGTAAGAAGGTTCCTGGGTCTCCCGTATTCCCCACCCTTGACTTAGGTGGATTGATGGAAAGTCCCTGTTGGTGTGTTCCCACAATGAATGAGATATAGACACATCACAAAACTCACGAATCTCCTGAATTCATGCCAAAGTATTTTAATTTGTGGGAATCAGCCTTTCTTTTGAACACAGTGAAATATGCATGAAGCCACTAGCATGTGTATTAATGTATAGACAGAGAGATGCACATTCATATGCccatcctccccccccacacacacacattctttctcTGTATTTACATATTCTCACGCACGGAGACATAATCATATTGCACATTGGCTATCATGAACCATCATTTGTActgaattttaaaactgtattttatagcAAGcctagtattccttgcctaagaaaaccctatgaaattcatggggtcgccataggtctacaggcaacttgaaggtacacgcacacacaaaaagaacaatATGTAGAACTGGTTGGCTAGGCAGAAGAATATGTAGAATTATCCAGTTTAGAAATTGTGTCAGCGGTGTTAAAACCTTGCTGTTTTTCTCCATTGTGGGCTCTGAACTGTCTTGTATGTATTTCTCAAAGCATGCCTTGTTTATTAGAGATGTACATAAATGAAGTGCCTGCTAATTTGCTAGTTTTTCACTTTGGAAGAGTGTCTTTTTAAGTATCAAGATGGGATTGTTTTTTTCTAAGAAGTCTTGTATTGATAAATATATGAATTAATGTACAATTGAATCTGTTACTTTTACTCTATGCATTGATTTAAGCTAGGACACAGTGACACCCAGTGAAGTAATGTAACATAACATATGTGCAAAACTATACGTATATGTTTCACAGCATACCCAGTATGGTTCTTTGAATTTAGTGCCTTAAGATAAGATCCTGCAGCAAAGACAAAGTGGCCTAATGAAAAAGATGAGCATGGTGTTATTTTAAGAGCCTAGATACTCAATTTAGAGTTTAAAAAACATAAGATTTTACAAGTGGCTGAAAGGTGGCATCACATGGGGCGGAAAATAAACATGTAAAAGTTTTAAGAAAATGGTAGCATACCTTCCataactatcctgatttggcagggataattccaattaatcttctgtagTCTCACTTTTCCCGCTGCCTTTAAGACATCACACTGTTccgcgactaaaatggtgaaaggtctggaaaccttgccctatgaggaacgactcagggagctggggatgtttagcctggagaaaagaaggttaagaggtgatgtcatattgaggagggagcaagcttgtt is a window from the Sceloporus undulatus isolate JIND9_A2432 ecotype Alabama chromosome 1, SceUnd_v1.1, whole genome shotgun sequence genome containing:
- the UBXN2A gene encoding UBX domain-containing protein 2A produces the protein MQEVNKIETLKQKWVCTTRNASQIQNGTDQKSCDIFVDNLFEEAQKVRAVCTQQAKVKSQVDTTIKLWKNGFTVNDGELRSYTDVANQRFLDSVKKGELPPELQKICEKEEVDVKVDDKKDELYTVKKPVFHPFSGQGYRLGSATPRVIYKVKRDVEETEKKKPTVVLNYSEPITSIQIWLADGTRIVQKFNISHRISHVRDFITTYQGHQGRSPFILTTSLPFRELLNESLTLEEADLKNAVVVQRLKTMAEPFRGLS